One window from the genome of Leuconostoc suionicum encodes:
- a CDS encoding phage tail domain-containing protein: MDLLITNNATSVRLSSKNIVTFDFDESTPSLTANTISFKGRNGKLNFGGGYLEKKLTYTGYMQTSSQSDYETKHNWLYQLLGSATPYYITPIYSDAAQYGFERPGQTTGNKLGQTGGVESNKRFYVTLEDTFAPELAGSVNNNQIYKLSISFITAVLPFGESKPKTATVTNAIPYAGTVTASQLEVPFYIQLTAKQAASFISLKVGLRTWTYSGTVASGDVFKIGGVYNLKNTLSINDNTNLEYFVLEPSTGGTVAVTCSITATLEIHDYKELYL, encoded by the coding sequence ATGGATTTATTGATTACAAACAACGCGACGAGTGTGAGATTAAGCAGTAAAAACATTGTCACCTTTGATTTCGATGAAAGTACGCCTAGTCTTACTGCAAATACTATATCTTTCAAAGGGCGTAACGGGAAATTGAATTTTGGCGGCGGCTATCTGGAGAAAAAGTTAACTTACACTGGTTATATGCAAACAAGTAGCCAATCGGATTATGAAACTAAACATAATTGGTTGTATCAGCTTTTAGGCAGTGCAACACCCTATTACATCACACCAATCTATTCTGATGCTGCTCAATATGGTTTTGAGAGACCGGGGCAAACAACGGGCAACAAGTTAGGACAAACAGGTGGCGTGGAAAGCAACAAGCGCTTTTATGTAACACTTGAGGACACATTTGCACCAGAATTAGCTGGGAGTGTCAATAATAACCAAATTTATAAGTTAAGCATTAGTTTCATAACGGCTGTATTACCATTTGGAGAATCAAAACCAAAAACGGCTACTGTTACAAATGCAATACCTTATGCAGGAACAGTCACGGCATCTCAATTGGAGGTGCCTTTTTACATACAATTAACTGCTAAGCAGGCAGCAAGTTTTATTTCCCTCAAAGTAGGTTTGCGAACATGGACTTATAGCGGAACTGTGGCAAGTGGCGATGTGTTCAAGATAGGCGGCGTGTATAATCTCAAAAACACACTATCAATCAATGACAACACCAATCTTGAATACTTTGTACTAGAACCGTCAACAGGCGGCACGGTGGCTGTTACGTGCTCAATTACGGCAACACTGGAAATTCATGATTACAAGGAGTTATACCTATGA
- a CDS encoding phage tail tape measure protein yields the protein MATYNGGEVVAHVGADISDYQSAMKSLSSSTSSAMSSTSQAISSIGKTLAVTGAAITALGVKSVNGFGDFQSSLNKAAVIAGGTSKDIQGLADVANHMGAVLPISAQDAADAMVAMARDGASLETIKKEFPAIAEAATAAGADLQTTASVVQQSMNIWGDSLESPQQAAAILTETANLSNASIEDMQQALATIGGTASNAGISMTDTSEAIGLLTNKGFSAAQASLDLNHALLLMQAPSDKAAKQAAALGLNFNDAQGNMKPLPQILNEIADSMDGMSSSDKAAALKTMFGSSGMAAILPLMKSIKDKTDNTTTSWDAYSKAMQLASGDTATATSFLNNQANEMQKNLGSKIEQVGGNWEALRNAAMAGSAGVISSIVDMMSSTLEWATTSNSAIGSGIRTFLGLSPIIGAATLATGSFLTAATRIGSVMSTVGTALKGLFISPVGLAVLALAALVAAFVYAYNTSEQFRKTIQNLANSFKTALAPAFNFIKNTVMSFVDTAVSGFKSFADNAIRSFSKVTTGMNFNKLSDTVVVVFSALMDIVIAFGNIVTSVITVISNTGSIKSSWLSVGSVLSAVETVIGVVRDSVVSLITGFLSTGAIQSAWNAVTAVIGAVVSIVSALWSVIKSTIQSFGGVGTAGQVFVNVGQFIGNVVTIIGTVITAVANFISAAMKIQAVRDIIQAVIVTAGALLVAFKAYSIVVTIITSVKSAIETARIGMMLFNAALVANPIGLVVTAVVALVAGLVYFFTMTKTGQALWAGFVSFLQSSLANLVSIFQDIWNTILIVVQTVILGIQMAWVGLGVLLGALWQGIVVVFSTIWNGIVAVVTAIVNGIVAAWNFLAPYLSAVWQANVILFTTIWNVLVTVITTIVNAIVAVWNGFAGIISAIWNGIVGAATAIWNVILTTITTIVTTTVNVVSSIWNGLIAIASGIWNAVSSVVSSVWSTIVSIVSSMASNAVHTLQSIWSAIAGVVSSIWNSAKGIISGIWSAIVSVVSSMASNAFNSLRGAWSGVSGFVSGLWNSTRSAISGAWSGIVSTIRSMASNAFGSLRSAWGGVVGWVSGIWNSVKGAIMGAMNFSLFGAGSAIMNGFLNGLKSVWGAITSFVGGIASWIKAHKGPISYDKKLLIPAGTAIMGGFGSSLNASFADVKKSVSSYAGQIADEFGQQKYVASAQLTASSTGVAGQINGGLSALSDEVAEQSTQAPVFEVHNEIVGDKITTTVNSKNARRQATTKLITGGI from the coding sequence ATGGCAACATATAATGGCGGAGAAGTTGTTGCGCACGTTGGAGCTGATATATCAGACTATCAATCAGCGATGAAATCACTCTCCAGTTCTACCAGCAGCGCTATGAGCAGTACAAGCCAGGCCATATCTAGCATTGGTAAAACATTAGCGGTAACAGGGGCGGCAATAACGGCACTCGGGGTCAAAAGTGTTAATGGATTTGGTGACTTTCAGTCTTCATTGAACAAGGCAGCTGTTATTGCTGGAGGCACTTCAAAAGATATTCAAGGGTTAGCTGATGTCGCTAACCACATGGGTGCAGTTTTACCCATAAGTGCACAAGATGCCGCAGACGCTATGGTCGCGATGGCCCGCGATGGCGCGTCGCTTGAAACAATAAAGAAAGAATTTCCTGCTATTGCTGAAGCTGCTACTGCTGCTGGCGCCGATTTGCAGACAACCGCTAGCGTTGTTCAACAATCAATGAACATCTGGGGCGACTCGTTGGAAAGTCCTCAACAAGCGGCTGCTATTTTGACGGAAACAGCTAACTTATCTAATGCATCAATCGAGGATATGCAACAAGCATTAGCAACTATTGGTGGTACTGCATCTAATGCCGGAATCAGCATGACTGATACATCTGAAGCTATTGGATTGCTGACCAACAAAGGCTTCAGTGCTGCACAGGCATCGTTGGATTTAAACCACGCATTACTTCTTATGCAAGCTCCATCTGATAAAGCAGCAAAGCAAGCAGCTGCTTTAGGTCTTAATTTCAATGACGCACAAGGTAATATGAAGCCCTTGCCGCAAATATTAAATGAAATAGCAGATTCAATGGACGGTATGTCCTCATCTGACAAGGCGGCTGCATTAAAGACTATGTTTGGTTCATCTGGTATGGCTGCCATATTGCCTTTGATGAAATCTATCAAAGATAAGACCGACAATACCACTACCAGTTGGGACGCTTATAGCAAGGCAATGCAACTCGCTTCAGGAGATACTGCAACCGCCACTTCATTTCTTAATAATCAAGCCAACGAAATGCAGAAAAACTTGGGGTCAAAGATTGAACAAGTTGGTGGTAACTGGGAAGCGCTTAGAAATGCTGCAATGGCAGGGAGTGCCGGTGTTATTTCTAGTATTGTTGACATGATGAGTAGCACATTGGAATGGGCTACTACATCTAACAGTGCAATAGGAAGTGGAATAAGAACTTTCTTGGGATTGTCTCCAATTATAGGTGCAGCGACTCTGGCAACAGGGTCGTTTTTAACTGCTGCAACTAGAATAGGCAGTGTTATGAGTACTGTGGGGACAGCGTTGAAAGGTTTGTTTATAAGCCCGGTAGGTCTTGCCGTATTGGCACTAGCTGCATTAGTGGCCGCTTTTGTCTACGCCTATAACACTAGTGAACAGTTTAGAAAGACTATTCAAAACTTAGCTAACTCGTTTAAAACAGCGCTAGCGCCTGCGTTTAATTTTATTAAAAACACGGTTATGTCGTTTGTCGATACTGCCGTTTCTGGGTTCAAAAGTTTTGCTGATAATGCCATTAGGTCATTTTCTAAGGTGACAACTGGAATGAACTTTAATAAACTTTCAGATACTGTTGTTGTGGTTTTTAGCGCTCTTATGGATATCGTTATAGCATTTGGTAATATCGTTACTTCAGTTATTACCGTTATAAGTAACACAGGATCAATTAAATCGTCTTGGCTGTCTGTCGGTTCTGTTTTATCAGCTGTAGAAACCGTTATTGGGGTAGTTAGAGATTCGGTGGTTTCGTTAATCACTGGATTTTTGTCAACAGGAGCCATACAATCGGCTTGGAACGCGGTTACAGCTGTAATCGGAGCTGTTGTTTCAATTGTTTCTGCGTTATGGTCAGTTATTAAATCTACAATACAATCATTTGGGGGTGTCGGAACAGCTGGTCAGGTATTTGTAAACGTTGGTCAATTCATTGGTAATGTTGTAACAATCATAGGAACTGTTATAACAGCAGTGGCTAATTTTATTTCTGCTGCTATGAAAATACAAGCAGTCAGAGATATTATCCAAGCTGTCATTGTAACAGCTGGCGCTCTATTGGTTGCCTTTAAGGCTTATTCAATCGTTGTAACCATCATAACAAGTGTTAAGTCGGCTATTGAAACAGCAAGAATTGGAATGATGCTATTTAACGCAGCCCTAGTCGCCAATCCTATAGGATTGGTAGTCACCGCCGTTGTCGCCTTAGTAGCCGGTCTGGTTTATTTCTTTACAATGACTAAAACAGGTCAGGCGCTATGGGCTGGTTTTGTGTCGTTTTTACAGTCATCTTTAGCTAATTTGGTTTCTATATTTCAAGACATTTGGAATACAATCCTGATTGTCGTACAAACAGTTATATTAGGCATACAAATGGCTTGGGTCGGATTAGGTGTTCTGCTTGGTGCACTATGGCAAGGAATTGTAGTTGTATTTAGCACAATTTGGAACGGAATAGTCGCAGTAGTTACTGCTATCGTCAATGGAATTGTAGCTGCTTGGAACTTTCTAGCGCCTTACCTATCGGCGGTATGGCAAGCAAACGTCATTTTGTTTACTACAATATGGAATGTGTTGGTAACGGTAATCACGACAATCGTTAATGCTATTGTGGCTGTTTGGAACGGTTTCGCTGGAATTATAAGTGCAATATGGAATGGTATTGTGGGGGCGGCAACAGCAATATGGAACGTAATATTAACGACTATTACAACGATAGTAACCACAACCGTTAATGTTGTATCGTCCATATGGAACGGATTGATAGCAATCGCTTCAGGAATATGGAATGCGGTATCGTCTGTCGTTTCTTCAGTTTGGAGCACAATCGTTAGTATTGTTAGCTCGATGGCAAGCAATGCTGTACACACACTACAATCAATTTGGTCTGCCATAGCAGGAGTTGTTTCATCTATTTGGAATTCAGCCAAAGGGATAATTTCTGGAATATGGAGTGCGATTGTTTCTGTAGTTTCATCAATGGCAAGCAATGCTTTTAATTCACTTCGTGGCGCTTGGAGTGGAGTATCAGGATTTGTAAGTGGATTGTGGAATTCAACAAGAAGTGCAATATCTGGTGCTTGGAGTGGAATAGTATCGACAATTAGAAGCATGGCAAGTAATGCATTTGGTAGTTTGCGTAGTGCTTGGGGCGGTGTTGTTGGTTGGGTTTCTGGAATATGGAACAGTGTTAAAGGCGCAATTATGGGAGCGATGAACTTTAGTTTGTTTGGAGCCGGTAGTGCAATCATGAACGGATTCTTAAATGGTTTGAAGTCTGTTTGGGGAGCTATAACTTCTTTCGTTGGTGGTATCGCTAGTTGGATCAAAGCCCATAAGGGGCCGATTAGTTATGATAAAAAATTGCTTATTCCCGCCGGTACTGCAATTATGGGTGGATTTGGAAGCTCCTTAAATGCAAGCTTTGCTGATGTTAAAAAGTCGGTTTCGTCTTATGCAGGGCAGATTGCTGATGAGTTTGGACAACAGAAATACGTGGCTAGTGCTCAACTGACAGCAAGTAGTACAGGAGTGGCTGGACAAATAAATGGTGGGTTATCTGCATTAAGCGATGAGGTTGCTGAACAATCAACACAAGCACCGGTCTTTGAAGTTCACAACGAAATCGTTGGGGATAAAATTACGACGACAGTCAACAGTAAAAATGCACGTAGGCAGGCTACGACAAAATTGATTACAGGAGGTATTTAA